One Methylomonas sp. LL1 DNA window includes the following coding sequences:
- a CDS encoding carboxymuconolactone decarboxylase family protein: MSRITTVSNEIANIEQRSLLDAIQGQLGMVPNFLRVFAHSPDALKAFLGLYHIANHGSLDAATRERIALALAQQNQCEYCLSAHTAIGRDAGLSGAEIAANRAGSSQDAKAAVAVKFARALVEHKGEVTNAELQSMSDAGFSESDIVEVITHVGMNVLTNILGKASRVEIDFPKVALKQAA; encoded by the coding sequence ATGAGCCGTATTACCACCGTTAGCAACGAAATCGCCAATATCGAACAACGCAGCCTATTGGATGCGATCCAAGGCCAGTTGGGGATGGTGCCCAACTTTTTGCGGGTGTTCGCCCACTCGCCGGATGCCTTGAAAGCCTTCCTAGGTTTGTATCACATCGCCAACCACGGTTCGCTGGACGCCGCCACCCGCGAGCGCATCGCACTGGCGCTGGCCCAGCAGAACCAATGCGAATATTGCCTGTCCGCCCATACCGCCATCGGCCGCGATGCCGGTTTGAGCGGGGCGGAAATCGCAGCCAACCGGGCCGGCTCCAGCCAGGACGCCAAGGCGGCGGTGGCGGTTAAATTCGCCCGCGCCCTGGTCGAGCACAAGGGCGAGGTGACCAACGCCGAGTTGCAGTCCATGAGTGACGCCGGTTTTAGCGAGTCGGACATCGTCGAGGTGATTACCCACGTCGGCATGAATGTGCTGACCAATATCCTGGGCAAAGCCAGCAGGGTCGAAATTGATTTCCCAAAAGTGGCGTTAAAACAAGCCGCCTAA
- a CDS encoding LysR family transcriptional regulator, which translates to MDRLHLMSVYVAVVEAEGFAGGARKLHMSPPAVTRAVAALEERLGVKLLNRTTRYVRMTEAGQKYYEDAKRIIALADEADEAALGINVEPRGLLTVTASVLFGRLFVMPGIVEYLRRYPDVEVNALFVDRVLNMLEEGVDVAIRIGELPDSSYRALRVGSVRRVLCASPEYLSTHGIPRIPEDLPNHNIILARGLNPANEMRFGRDGQPLTVKLQPMLSVSDNDSAASAAMAGLGITRLLNYQIAEPLRNDNLKIVLSEFESSSVPVHILHREGRHSSAKIRSFVDLMAERLRAELSLN; encoded by the coding sequence ATGGATCGTTTACATTTAATGAGTGTGTATGTCGCCGTGGTCGAAGCCGAGGGCTTTGCCGGCGGCGCCCGCAAGCTGCACATGTCGCCACCGGCCGTGACGCGTGCGGTGGCGGCGTTGGAAGAGCGCTTGGGGGTTAAATTATTGAATCGCACCACTCGCTATGTGCGCATGACCGAGGCCGGTCAGAAATACTATGAGGACGCCAAACGCATCATCGCCTTGGCCGATGAAGCCGACGAAGCAGCGCTGGGCATCAATGTCGAACCGCGCGGCCTGCTCACCGTTACCGCCTCGGTCCTGTTCGGGCGTTTATTCGTGATGCCAGGTATTGTCGAATATTTGCGCCGTTATCCGGATGTGGAAGTCAATGCACTATTCGTCGACCGGGTGCTCAACATGCTGGAGGAAGGCGTGGACGTGGCGATCCGCATCGGCGAATTGCCCGATTCGTCGTACCGGGCGCTGCGGGTCGGCTCGGTGCGGCGGGTGTTATGCGCCTCGCCGGAATATCTCTCGACTCACGGCATTCCGCGGATTCCGGAAGATTTGCCCAACCACAACATCATCCTGGCACGCGGCTTAAACCCTGCCAATGAAATGCGCTTCGGACGCGATGGCCAGCCGTTGACGGTGAAACTACAGCCTATGTTGAGCGTCAGCGATAACGATTCAGCCGCCAGCGCCGCCATGGCCGGCCTGGGTATCACCCGCCTACTGAATTATCAAATTGCCGAGCCATTGCGAAACGACAATCTGAAAATCGTACTGAGCGAGTTCGAAAGTTCGTCGGTTCCGGTCCATATCCTGCACCGCGAGGGCCGCCATTCTTCAGCCAAGATTCGCTCGTTTGTCGACTTGATGGCGGAGCGTTTGCGGGCGGAGTTATCGCTGAATTGA
- a CDS encoding DUF1508 domain-containing protein produces MPATFQLQTNDENQYFFNFLNSKGELILMSGDYGNKEEALQAIKEVRTGSLMTNQIAASKVPEGDTFFVIKDAAGAIIVKSVLFNSNMVFDNALHIVKDNACVAEIVDLTQ; encoded by the coding sequence ATGCCAGCCACTTTTCAACTTCAAACCAACGACGAAAATCAGTATTTTTTTAATTTCCTCAACAGTAAGGGCGAACTCATTCTGATGAGCGGCGATTACGGCAACAAGGAAGAAGCCCTGCAGGCCATTAAAGAAGTGAGAACCGGCTCCTTAATGACCAATCAGATTGCCGCTAGCAAGGTCCCCGAGGGCGATACTTTTTTTGTGATCAAGGATGCCGCCGGCGCCATCATTGTCAAAAGCGTTTTATTTAACTCCAACATGGTTTTCGACAACGCGCTGCACATTGTTAAAGACAACGCCTGCGTTGCCGAAATCGTCGATCTGACTCAGTAA
- a CDS encoding TIGR04282 family arsenosugar biosynthesis glycosyltransferase: MQTLFPDSVLLIFCKAPIPGQVKTRLQPALSAEQAAEAHRRLTYMTLERAFQQPLCAVELHCAPDTDHEFFQDCARRFPLTLKMQRGADLGERMHRAFDDALGRYRHALLMGCDCPSLYCDDLRRALTALHEGHDAVIAPADDGGYVMIGLNEAQPRLFSDMSWGHDQVMTTTRSRTKEIGLNLYELDSQWDVDTYPDWLCYSAM; this comes from the coding sequence ATGCAAACGCTTTTCCCCGATAGCGTGCTGCTGATTTTTTGCAAAGCGCCAATTCCCGGCCAAGTCAAAACCCGGCTACAACCGGCCTTGAGTGCCGAACAGGCTGCCGAAGCACACCGGCGGTTGACCTATATGACGCTGGAGCGGGCCTTCCAGCAGCCTTTATGCGCTGTTGAACTCCACTGCGCGCCGGATACCGATCATGAGTTTTTTCAGGATTGCGCGCGCCGTTTTCCGCTGACACTGAAGATGCAACGCGGCGCCGACTTGGGCGAACGCATGCATCGCGCCTTCGATGATGCGCTGGGCCGATACCGGCATGCGTTACTGATGGGTTGCGATTGTCCCAGTCTTTACTGTGACGACCTGCGTCGGGCACTGACGGCGTTACACGAAGGCCACGATGCGGTCATCGCACCGGCCGACGATGGCGGTTATGTCATGATCGGCTTAAACGAAGCACAACCGAGACTGTTCAGCGACATGAGCTGGGGCCATGACCAGGTCATGACCACCACTCGCAGCCGGACAAAGGAGATCGGTTTGAACCTGTACGAACTGGATAGCCAATGGGATGTGGATACTTATCCGGATTGGCTTTGTTATTCGGCTATGTAA
- a CDS encoding FAD-dependent oxidoreductase, translating to MKTSRILLLLGIATLMATFFALDLQHYLTLDNLKAQQTGIAYYRQTHPVLAMVMYAALYIAVTALSLPGATILTLAGGAVFGLLWGTLIVSFASSIGATLAFLAARFLLRDWVKSRFIVRLKAIDDGVDRDGALYLFTLRLVPVFPFFMINLAMGLTPIKVRTFYWVSQVGMLAGTVVYVNAGTQLAKIDSLSGILPPAVLGSFALLGVFPLGAKKMLEFIQQRKVYARWPKPDRFDNNLLVIGAGSGGLVSAYIAGAVKAKVTLIEKDKMGGDCLNTGCVPSKALIRSAKLLSHIKRAPEFGIAKAEAEFDFAAVMERVQQVIKTVAPHDSVERYTELGVEVIEGSAKIVSPWAVEVTTAEGVKTLTSRAIVIAAGARPFVPPIPGLEDIEYLTSDNIWNLRELPKRLLVLGGGPIGCELTQTFARLGSQVTQVEMAPRLMLREDAEVSDIVQARFQAEGVAVNVNHTAKEFIVENGEHILLAEHDGQIVRIPFDKVLIAIGRAANVQGYGVEKLGIALSPRKTLETNAFQETNYPNIFAVGDVAGPYQFTHTAAHQAWYAAVNALFGHFKKFRTDYSVIPWSTFTEPEVARVGLNEQDAQTQGIAYEVSTYGIADLDRAIADGEAHGFVKVLTVPGKDKILGVTIVGEHAGDLIAEFVLAMKHGIGLNKILGTIHIYPTLAEANKYVAGVWKRNHAPTVLLEWLGRYHAWRRKV from the coding sequence ATGAAAACTTCCAGAATTTTGTTATTGCTGGGCATTGCCACATTGATGGCGACGTTTTTTGCGTTGGATTTGCAGCACTATCTGACGCTGGATAACTTAAAAGCGCAGCAGACCGGCATCGCCTATTACCGTCAGACTCACCCAGTGCTGGCTATGGTAATGTATGCCGCGTTGTATATCGCGGTCACTGCGCTATCGCTGCCAGGGGCGACGATATTGACGCTGGCCGGCGGCGCGGTATTCGGTTTGCTGTGGGGTACGCTGATTGTCTCGTTCGCTTCCAGCATAGGCGCGACCTTGGCGTTTCTGGCGGCGCGTTTTTTGTTGCGCGACTGGGTCAAATCTCGGTTTATCGTCCGCTTAAAGGCCATTGATGACGGCGTGGATCGCGATGGTGCTCTCTATTTGTTTACGTTGCGCTTGGTACCGGTGTTTCCGTTCTTCATGATCAATCTGGCGATGGGTTTGACGCCGATCAAGGTGCGCACCTTTTACTGGGTCAGTCAGGTCGGCATGCTGGCCGGCACCGTGGTCTACGTCAATGCCGGTACCCAGTTGGCGAAAATCGATTCGCTGTCCGGCATCCTGCCTCCGGCTGTGCTGGGTTCGTTTGCCTTGCTCGGTGTGTTTCCATTAGGAGCGAAGAAAATGCTCGAATTCATTCAACAACGCAAAGTCTACGCTCGCTGGCCTAAACCCGACCGCTTCGACAACAACCTGCTGGTCATTGGTGCCGGTTCGGGCGGTTTGGTGTCGGCCTATATCGCCGGGGCGGTCAAAGCCAAAGTCACGCTGATCGAAAAGGACAAAATGGGCGGCGACTGTCTAAACACTGGCTGCGTACCGTCCAAGGCGCTGATTCGCTCGGCCAAGTTGCTGTCGCATATCAAACGCGCGCCCGAGTTCGGTATCGCCAAAGCCGAGGCCGAATTTGATTTCGCCGCCGTGATGGAGCGGGTGCAACAGGTGATCAAAACAGTAGCACCGCATGATTCCGTGGAACGGTATACCGAGCTGGGCGTGGAGGTCATCGAAGGCTCGGCCAAAATCGTCTCGCCTTGGGCGGTGGAAGTCACGACAGCCGAAGGCGTCAAAACCCTCACCAGCCGCGCCATCGTCATCGCCGCCGGCGCCCGGCCCTTCGTGCCGCCGATTCCCGGACTGGAAGACATCGAATATCTGACTTCGGATAACATCTGGAACTTGCGCGAATTGCCCAAGCGCCTGTTGGTGCTGGGTGGCGGCCCGATAGGCTGCGAATTGACGCAAACCTTCGCCCGCCTCGGCAGTCAGGTCACGCAGGTGGAAATGGCCCCGCGCCTTATGCTGAGGGAAGATGCGGAAGTGTCGGACATCGTCCAAGCCCGCTTCCAGGCGGAAGGCGTGGCGGTCAACGTCAACCATACCGCCAAGGAATTCATCGTCGAAAACGGCGAACACATTTTGCTGGCCGAGCATGACGGGCAAATCGTCAGAATCCCGTTCGATAAAGTGTTGATCGCCATCGGCCGCGCCGCCAATGTGCAAGGTTATGGCGTCGAGAAACTTGGCATTGCCTTGTCGCCGCGCAAAACCCTGGAAACCAACGCCTTTCAGGAAACCAACTATCCGAATATTTTCGCTGTCGGCGATGTGGCGGGACCCTATCAATTTACCCACACCGCCGCGCATCAGGCCTGGTATGCGGCGGTCAACGCCTTGTTTGGGCATTTTAAAAAGTTTCGTACCGATTACTCGGTGATTCCCTGGTCGACCTTTACCGAACCGGAAGTGGCGCGCGTGGGTTTGAACGAACAAGATGCGCAAACGCAGGGCATCGCTTACGAAGTGTCGACCTATGGCATAGCCGATCTGGACCGTGCCATTGCCGACGGCGAGGCCCATGGCTTTGTCAAAGTGCTGACTGTGCCGGGCAAGGATAAAATTTTGGGCGTCACCATCGTCGGCGAACATGCCGGCGACCTAATTGCCGAGTTTGTGCTGGCGATGAAACACGGCATCGGCTTGAATAAGATTTTAGGCACCATTCACATCTATCCAACCCTGGCGGAAGCCAATAAATATGTAGCGGGCGTCTGGAAACGCAATCACGCTCCCACGGTATTGCTGGAATGGCTGGGCCGTTATCACGCCTGGCGGCGCAAGGTTTAA
- a CDS encoding transposase, protein MSQEKPNTYTAEFRASAVKLANESDKPISQVAQDLGINVNTLHTWIGKYSRPKDSNKAVRTDEHLYDELKRLKSASVGFRRERLLAIPG, encoded by the coding sequence ATGAGCCAAGAAAAACCCAATACCTATACAGCCGAATTCAGAGCCTCAGCCGTCAAGTTGGCGAATGAATCCGATAAACCGATCAGCCAGGTAGCCCAGGATCTTGGCATTAACGTCAATACCTTGCATACCTGGATAGGAAAATACAGTCGCCCCAAAGACAGCAATAAAGCGGTCCGTACCGATGAACATCTGTACGATGAACTCAAGCGCCTTAAGTCGGCGAGTGTCGGCTTCCGGCGGGAAAGATTGCTAGCCATCCCTGGCTAG
- the treS gene encoding maltose alpha-D-glucosyltransferase, protein MNQTKSNDINEPRVDITQWMDDPLWYKDAVIYELHIKAFYDSDNNGTGDFPGLIQKLDYIQDLGVNTLWLLPFYPSPMRDDGYDIADYRNIHPEYGTMADFKLFVKEAHRRGLKIITELVINHTSDQHPWFQAARRAPAGSSKRDFYVWSDSNQKFAETRIIFKDAERSNWTWDEEARAYYWHRFFHHQPDLNFNNPMVVKAVIKLMRFWLDLGVDGMRLDAIPYLCVREGTQNENLPGTHAVIKQMRAVLDAHYPHCVFLAEVNQWPEDVRDYFSNGDECHMAYHFPLMPRMYMAIAQEDRHPIVDIMRQTPNIPDSCQWAVFLRNHDELTLEMVTDKERDYMYQMYVVDPRARVNVGIRRRLAPLMDNEIDKIKLMNSLLLSMPGSPSLYYGDEIGMGDNFFLGDRNGVRTPMQWSPDRNAGFSRADPQRLYLPPIMDPVYGFGSVNVEAQQRERGSLLNWMQRVLALRKNHQAFGRGELVFLHPRNRKILAYFRLYQDDIILCVANLSRAAQAVELDLSAYKGRVPVELMGRASFPPIGELPYLLTLPGHNHYWFRLASGQEIPAWHDEHLLPEELPTLVLFDGWNSFFKDKVVPSRSAIAEKVRHQLEEEVLPHFVAAQHWSGDKGGGIRRVVINDYTEWERDGKKWLIALCRVEADSGEPYFCFLPLALAWENGDEKHLRAMLPTTVAKVRQQAQIGILADAFADESFYQALEEAIGSRDTLTCATGTIRFSATDAFVSLGKASANISIRPLGLQGSNTTVVLAEQYFLKGYRHLEIGMHPEFEIGRFLTEVVKFPNIAPVFGLVEYEDSEGRKMTLAMLQGHVRNQGDCWNYTLDYLGRFLEECRTAGEPPKSAEQAHAAYLVLIRTLGQRTGELHNALGNMTGDSAFDPEPVTDADLEDWVLQVLAEATATLDQLERRQAGLADSVRALVQSLLAQRNAVTNRIRACIPGHLDAVKTRYHGNYQLENVLLSENDFVITDFKGDPTCTFAERRHKHLPLRDVADMLRSFSYAADNALAQAGAEQPKDMTKFEPFMRDWEAEVGRVFLAGYSEAVGNSVLTSDAALLDLFILEKALHDVRNELDKSPDWVVTSLRCILSRL, encoded by the coding sequence ATGAACCAGACAAAATCCAACGATATAAATGAACCTCGGGTGGATATCACACAATGGATGGATGACCCGCTTTGGTATAAAGATGCCGTTATTTACGAGCTGCATATTAAAGCCTTTTATGACAGCGATAATAATGGCACCGGGGATTTTCCCGGCTTAATCCAGAAGCTCGATTACATCCAGGACTTAGGCGTCAACACGCTTTGGCTATTACCGTTCTATCCGTCTCCAATGCGTGATGACGGTTATGACATTGCTGACTATCGCAACATCCATCCCGAATACGGCACCATGGCCGATTTCAAATTGTTCGTAAAGGAAGCCCACCGCCGCGGCCTCAAAATTATCACTGAACTGGTCATCAATCACACTTCAGATCAGCATCCCTGGTTTCAGGCTGCGCGCAGAGCCCCCGCTGGTTCAAGTAAACGGGATTTTTATGTATGGAGTGATTCCAACCAGAAGTTTGCTGAGACGCGGATTATTTTTAAAGATGCCGAGAGGTCGAACTGGACCTGGGACGAAGAAGCCCGTGCTTATTACTGGCATCGTTTCTTCCATCATCAACCGGACCTCAACTTCAATAATCCAATGGTGGTGAAAGCCGTCATAAAACTGATGCGTTTTTGGCTGGACCTAGGCGTTGACGGCATGCGTTTGGATGCAATTCCTTATCTGTGCGTGCGCGAGGGCACTCAAAACGAAAATCTGCCGGGAACTCACGCCGTCATCAAACAAATGCGCGCGGTGCTTGATGCCCATTACCCTCACTGCGTTTTTCTCGCCGAAGTTAATCAGTGGCCGGAAGATGTGCGTGACTACTTCAGTAACGGCGATGAATGTCACATGGCCTACCATTTCCCGCTCATGCCGCGCATGTACATGGCCATTGCTCAGGAAGATCGTCATCCTATCGTCGATATCATGCGGCAGACCCCAAATATTCCGGATTCCTGCCAATGGGCAGTCTTTCTTCGTAATCACGACGAGCTTACTTTGGAGATGGTCACTGACAAAGAACGTGACTATATGTACCAGATGTATGTTGTTGATCCGCGCGCACGTGTGAACGTCGGCATTCGGCGCCGACTGGCCCCGCTGATGGACAACGAAATCGATAAAATCAAGCTGATGAACAGCTTGCTGCTGTCCATGCCGGGTTCTCCCAGTCTCTATTACGGCGACGAAATCGGCATGGGAGATAATTTTTTCCTGGGTGATCGCAATGGCGTGCGTACCCCCATGCAATGGAGTCCGGACCGCAATGCCGGGTTCTCGCGCGCCGATCCACAACGCCTATACCTACCCCCTATCATGGATCCGGTCTATGGTTTCGGGTCGGTCAATGTCGAGGCGCAACAACGCGAACGTGGTTCGTTGCTGAACTGGATGCAGCGCGTGCTGGCGCTGCGCAAAAACCATCAGGCTTTTGGTCGCGGAGAACTGGTATTTTTACATCCCAGAAATCGCAAGATACTGGCCTATTTCAGACTATATCAAGACGATATTATCTTGTGCGTGGCCAACCTGTCTCGCGCCGCTCAAGCAGTTGAACTTGATCTTTCCGCGTATAAGGGACGCGTGCCTGTGGAATTAATGGGCCGTGCGTCTTTTCCGCCAATTGGTGAATTACCTTATCTTCTTACCCTACCCGGCCATAATCATTATTGGTTCCGACTGGCCAGTGGCCAAGAGATTCCAGCTTGGCACGATGAGCACTTACTCCCCGAGGAACTGCCGACACTGGTGTTGTTCGATGGTTGGAACAGCTTCTTCAAAGATAAAGTTGTACCTTCGCGTAGTGCCATTGCCGAGAAAGTCCGTCATCAGCTCGAAGAAGAGGTATTACCGCATTTTGTCGCCGCGCAACACTGGTCCGGCGACAAAGGCGGTGGGATACGACGTGTTGTGATTAACGATTATACCGAGTGGGAGCGTGATGGTAAAAAGTGGCTGATAGCATTGTGCCGTGTTGAAGCTGATTCAGGCGAGCCCTATTTCTGCTTTTTGCCACTGGCACTGGCGTGGGAAAACGGCGACGAGAAACACCTGCGCGCCATGTTGCCGACCACGGTGGCCAAAGTACGCCAACAGGCTCAAATTGGCATACTGGCTGATGCTTTTGCCGACGAGTCGTTTTACCAAGCGTTGGAAGAGGCCATTGGCTCACGAGACACGCTAACTTGCGCAACAGGCACTATCCGTTTTTCAGCTACCGACGCTTTTGTTTCACTCGGCAAGGCATCCGCCAATATTTCAATAAGACCACTTGGCCTACAGGGTAGTAATACTACCGTCGTATTGGCTGAACAATATTTTCTGAAAGGCTATCGGCATCTGGAAATCGGCATGCACCCGGAGTTCGAAATTGGGCGTTTTTTAACCGAGGTGGTCAAGTTTCCCAATATAGCACCAGTATTTGGCCTAGTTGAGTATGAGGACAGCGAAGGTCGAAAAATGACACTGGCTATGTTGCAGGGCCATGTAAGAAATCAGGGTGACTGTTGGAATTATACCTTGGATTATCTCGGGCGATTCCTTGAAGAATGCCGCACGGCAGGTGAGCCCCCCAAATCCGCGGAACAAGCACATGCGGCCTATCTAGTTTTAATACGCACGCTTGGCCAGCGGACTGGCGAACTACACAACGCGCTAGGAAACATGACCGGTGATTCCGCCTTCGATCCCGAGCCGGTAACCGATGCCGATCTTGAGGATTGGGTATTACAGGTGCTAGCCGAGGCTACAGCCACGCTGGATCAGCTCGAACGTCGCCAGGCGGGGCTTGCCGATAGTGTTCGCGCTTTAGTGCAAAGCTTGCTGGCGCAACGCAATGCGGTTACGAATCGCATTCGAGCCTGTATTCCCGGGCATCTGGATGCCGTCAAGACACGTTACCACGGCAATTATCAATTGGAGAACGTGTTACTCAGCGAGAATGATTTCGTGATTACCGATTTTAAGGGTGATCCGACTTGCACTTTCGCCGAGCGCCGCCACAAACACTTGCCATTGAGGGATGTCGCCGACATGCTGAGATCCTTCAGCTATGCCGCCGATAATGCACTCGCGCAGGCCGGTGCAGAACAGCCCAAGGATATGACAAAGTTTGAGCCATTTATGCGTGACTGGGAAGCAGAGGTTGGCCGCGTTTTCCTGGCAGGGTACAGTGAAGCAGTGGGCAATTCAGTACTTACATCGGACGCAGCGCTACTCGATCTTTTTATACTGGAAAAGGCGCTTCACGATGTGCGCAACGAACTTGATAAAAGCCCGGATTGGGTCGTGACTTCGCTCCGCTGCATACTGTCGCGATTGTAA
- the glgX gene encoding glycogen debranching protein GlgX produces MNKTITAVWPGRPYPRGAFWDGEGVNFAIFSEHAEKVELCLFDANGKNEVQRVELKERSDLVWHCYLPEARPGLLYGFRVHGPYRPQDGHRFNPNKLLIEPYAKDIVGTPLWSDAHFGYRIGAKDDDLSFSRRDNANVMPKCRVIDQAFAWGNDHPPDIQWCDMVIYELHVKGFTMQHPDLLPKFRGTYAGLAMDPVIEHLQRLGVTTVELMPVHAFLDDRHLVERGARNYWGYNSIGFLAPDSRYSASGQVSEFKTMVKTLHKAGIEVILDVVYNHTAEGNQLGPTLSFRGIDNASYYRLAGDNPRYYVDYTGCGNTLDMQESCVLQLMMDSLRYWVLEMHVDGFRFDLASSLARELHDVNQLGTFFNTIRQDPVLSTIKLIAEPWDLGEGGYQVGNFPLGWSEWNDKYRDCIRAYWKGDEGLIGELAQRLTGSSDLYERSGRTHASINFLTAHDGFTLHDLVTYNDKHNEANQEGNSGTDNNHCWNCGVEGETNDPAINALRARQKRNLLATLLFSQGVPMLQAGDELGRTQLGNNNAYCQDNAISWLSWELKKQDKELLAFTRRIISLRNQHPLFRRRYFFQGSPHYGGEIKDIIWLNSDGSETRDDDWDQPSSHCLGLYFEGGKLIETDGRGRRLQDNNLLLLLNAYHEEIAFMLPQFEDHEYWEVLLDTRDAIGTPNVTRYKTEQAYPLGGRSLVLLKQA; encoded by the coding sequence ATGAATAAGACGATAACGGCGGTATGGCCGGGGCGACCCTATCCGCGCGGCGCTTTTTGGGACGGCGAAGGGGTAAATTTTGCTATCTTTTCCGAGCATGCCGAAAAGGTCGAATTGTGCTTGTTCGATGCCAACGGCAAGAACGAAGTCCAGCGCGTCGAACTCAAGGAGCGTAGCGATTTAGTCTGGCACTGCTATCTACCCGAGGCCCGTCCCGGACTGCTTTATGGTTTTCGGGTGCATGGACCTTACCGTCCGCAAGATGGGCATCGATTCAATCCGAACAAGCTGCTGATAGAACCCTATGCAAAAGATATCGTGGGGACGCCGCTGTGGAGCGACGCCCATTTCGGTTATCGCATCGGCGCCAAGGACGACGATCTTTCTTTCAGTCGCCGCGACAATGCCAATGTGATGCCGAAGTGCCGGGTTATCGATCAGGCCTTCGCCTGGGGGAATGATCATCCCCCCGACATTCAATGGTGCGATATGGTGATTTATGAGCTGCACGTCAAAGGCTTTACCATGCAGCATCCCGATCTTTTGCCGAAGTTTCGCGGCACCTATGCCGGATTGGCTATGGACCCCGTCATCGAGCATCTGCAACGGCTAGGGGTGACGACCGTTGAGCTGATGCCGGTGCATGCTTTTCTCGATGATCGCCATCTGGTCGAGCGCGGCGCGCGCAATTACTGGGGCTATAACTCCATAGGCTTTCTGGCCCCGGATTCCCGTTATTCGGCCAGCGGCCAGGTCAGCGAATTTAAAACCATGGTAAAGACTCTGCATAAGGCAGGTATCGAGGTGATTCTGGATGTGGTTTACAACCATACCGCCGAAGGCAATCAACTGGGGCCGACACTATCCTTCCGGGGTATCGACAATGCGTCCTACTATCGCCTGGCGGGTGATAATCCACGCTATTATGTAGACTACACCGGCTGTGGCAATACCCTGGACATGCAAGAATCCTGCGTGCTGCAGTTAATGATGGACAGCCTGCGTTATTGGGTGTTGGAAATGCATGTAGACGGCTTCCGTTTCGATCTGGCGTCCTCGCTGGCAAGAGAATTACACGACGTGAACCAGCTTGGCACCTTCTTCAATACCATCCGTCAGGATCCGGTGCTGAGCACCATCAAGCTGATTGCCGAACCCTGGGATCTGGGCGAGGGTGGCTATCAAGTCGGAAATTTCCCGCTGGGCTGGTCGGAATGGAACGATAAGTATCGCGATTGTATTCGTGCCTACTGGAAAGGCGATGAAGGTTTGATCGGGGAGCTGGCGCAACGCTTGACCGGATCCAGCGACCTGTACGAACGCAGTGGGCGGACTCATGCCAGCATCAATTTCCTCACCGCCCACGACGGCTTTACCTTGCATGACCTGGTGACCTACAACGACAAGCACAACGAGGCCAATCAAGAAGGCAATTCCGGTACCGACAATAACCATTGCTGGAATTGCGGCGTCGAGGGAGAAACCAACGATCCGGCGATCAACGCCTTGCGTGCCCGGCAAAAGCGCAATCTTCTTGCTACGCTGCTGTTTTCGCAAGGGGTTCCGATGCTGCAGGCAGGCGACGAGCTGGGGCGCACCCAGCTGGGTAATAACAATGCCTATTGTCAGGATAATGCGATTAGCTGGCTGTCGTGGGAACTGAAGAAACAGGATAAGGAGTTGCTTGCCTTCACTCGGCGTATCATCAGCCTGCGCAACCAGCACCCTTTGTTTCGGCGACGTTATTTTTTTCAGGGAAGCCCCCATTACGGCGGCGAGATAAAAGATATCATCTGGCTCAATTCCGATGGCTCCGAAACCAGAGATGACGACTGGGATCAGCCGTCTTCGCATTGTCTGGGCCTTTATTTTGAAGGCGGCAAACTGATCGAAACCGACGGCCGCGGACGGCGTTTACAAGACAATAATCTGTTGTTGCTGCTGAATGCTTATCATGAGGAGATCGCATTTATGTTGCCGCAATTCGAGGATCATGAGTATTGGGAAGTGCTGCTCGACACCCGGGATGCCATCGGTACGCCCAATGTTACTCGTTACAAGACAGAGCAAGCTTATCCGTTGGGCGGACGCTCGCTAGTGTTGCTGAAACAGGCGTAG